In one Myotis daubentonii chromosome 1, mMyoDau2.1, whole genome shotgun sequence genomic region, the following are encoded:
- the LOC132218545 gene encoding large ribosomal subunit protein P1-like has product MASVSELACIYSALTLHDDEVTVTEDKINALIKAAGVDDEPFWPGLFAKALASVNIGCLICSAGAGGPTPAAGAVPAGGPAPSTTAAPAQEKKMEAKK; this is encoded by the coding sequence ATGGCCTCTGTCTCAGAGCTCGCCTGCATCTACTCAGCCCTTACCCTGCACGACGATGAAGTGACGGTGACGGAGGATAAGATCAATGCCCTCATTAAAGCAGCTGGTGTAGATGATGAACCTTTCTGGCCAGGCTTGTTTGCAAAGGCTCTGGCCAGTGTCAACATTGGGTGTCTCATCTGCAGTGCAGGAGCTGGTGGCCCTACCCCTGCAGCTGGTGCTGTACCAGCAGGaggtcctgccccctccaccacTGCTGCCCCAGCTCAGGAGAAGAAAATGGAGGCAAAGAAATAA